GAGCTGACGGTCTTTCCGGGTTTTTCGAATATTATGGCCGATAGAGATTAAGAGCGTCTCTTCAGGGTCGGTCAAGAGACCTTTCTCACGCAGAATCCGCTCAAGACTCGTGTTGAAGTACGCAATATCAAAAGGTTTTTGGATGTAGTCAGAGACCTTGAGTTTCAGCGACTGCACCGCAGTTTGCACCGTGGGATTGCCGGTGAAAATGATGACGTCGATATCGTTATCAAACCGGCGAATCTCTTCGAGAAGCTCCATGCCGTTGAGGTTTGGCATCATGATATCGAGCACAACCACGTGATAGTCGCCCTCTCGCAGCTGATAAATCGCGTCTTCAGGCTTCGAGCAGGTGTCCACGTTGTAGCCGCTTTGTGAGAGCAGGAGTTCCATGTACTCACAAATGTCGCGGTCGTCGTCGACAATAAGAATGTTGATATTACGTGACAAAAGCGTCCCCGAACGTGATTCATCTTCGATCTTCTTCACTAAAGACCTCTGAGGAATCAAAGTCAAGACAGAAACTCTGAGCAAAAGGCGTGCGTTATCCTTCAAGTCGAGCTAGTCTAGGGGCTCGGAGGTACCTATGTGGATCAAAGTCGCCGCAGTTTTTTTAATGCTAATGGCCAGCGCATGTAAATATGATGCGTACAGCGAATTAACTTGTTCATCAAGCAGTGAGTGCCCTTCGGGGGCCGAATGTCGCTCCGGATTTTGTGCGTCAACAAATGACGTGGTCCCCGTTGAAGATATGGGCGATGACACCCCAGATACAAGTGTATTCAGGATTGAAGTTGGCCCGACCTTAGCTCTCAACGTCGGTGATACCGGGCAGCTCGAAGCTCAGGCGTTTAATCGTGCATCCGAGCCACTCGCGGTTCTTTTCACCTGGTCTAGTGCCGATGAGAGCGTGGCCGCGGTAAGTCCATCGGGCGAGGTCACGGCTCTTGGGCCTGGGAACACGACCATTACTGTCAGTGCTGAGGGTGTCGAAGCTCAAGCAACGGTTGGTGTAGATAATCCCCCAGTGGCCATTGAAGTCCAACCTGAGACTGCAATCGTAGGTGTAGGCACTTCTGTTTCGCTGAGTGCAGAGGTGACGGACATCAACGGCGGCGTGCTCAGCGTTCCCGTCACCTGGAGCTCTTCCGATGAGGCGGTGGCTACAGTGTCTCCCACTGGTGTGGTGTCCGGCGTGGCGGAGGGTTCGGTGACGATCACGGCCACGTCTGGCGAGTTGAGCGGCACCGCCGAGATTGATGTCCAACTTTTGGAGCCAAATACACTCGTCTTAGAGGCATTCGATTCTTCCCTCGATCCTATCGATATCCAGGATATCTCCGTTCGAAATTCGGCGATTATTGTCGTAGAAGCGAGTCTCTTCTTCAGAGATAATGGCGTGGAGCTCGAGTTTCCGAATGAGTCCGTTGTGTTCGCGATAGATTCAACGACTTTCGGAGTACTTGGGAACCCGGGCGGTCAAACGGCGTCGTTCACCGCGGATGCTGACTCCGAAGGTATCGCGACGATTACAGCCACATTCGGAGAGCTCGAGGAAACACTAACGATCGAAGTCTACACACCAGTCCCGGACACCTTGACCATCACGCCCACAGACCCTTCGGCCTTTATCGGTGCCGAAGTTGTTTTCACGGCAGATGTAATTGCGCAAGACGGTCTGCCTTTAGTGACCGATGTTAACTGGACGAGCGATAACTCCTCTTTGGCCACCATTTTGGAAGAGGATCTCGGCGCGACAGCCGTCGCTCGAACCTTGGGTCCCGGTGCCGTCACCATACGGGCTACTGCGGGCAGCTTGACCGAAGAGACGACGCTCACCATCGCTGGCTTTGCTGCGGGG
This Microvenator marinus DNA region includes the following protein-coding sequences:
- a CDS encoding response regulator, with product MKKIEDESRSGTLLSRNINILIVDDDRDICEYMELLLSQSGYNVDTCSKPEDAIYQLREGDYHVVVLDIMMPNLNGMELLEEIRRFDNDIDVIIFTGNPTVQTAVQSLKLKVSDYIQKPFDIAYFNTSLERILREKGLLTDPEETLLISIGHNIRKTRKDRQLTLKQVARRTGLSVSLLSQIERAESSASVSSLYKIARALDCKLTSLFGNY
- a CDS encoding Ig-like domain-containing protein, giving the protein MWIKVAAVFLMLMASACKYDAYSELTCSSSSECPSGAECRSGFCASTNDVVPVEDMGDDTPDTSVFRIEVGPTLALNVGDTGQLEAQAFNRASEPLAVLFTWSSADESVAAVSPSGEVTALGPGNTTITVSAEGVEAQATVGVDNPPVAIEVQPETAIVGVGTSVSLSAEVTDINGGVLSVPVTWSSSDEAVATVSPTGVVSGVAEGSVTITATSGELSGTAEIDVQLLEPNTLVLEAFDSSLDPIDIQDISVRNSAIIVVEASLFFRDNGVELEFPNESVVFAIDSTTFGVLGNPGGQTASFTADADSEGIATITATFGELEETLTIEVYTPVPDTLTITPTDPSAFIGAEVVFTADVIAQDGLPLVTDVNWTSDNSSLATILEEDLGATAVARTLGPGAVTIRATAGSLTEETTLTIAGFAAGSIALGEEHTCALSLAGFAYCWGEGADGRLGDDQTSDRDLPSRVDGNRVFGSIHAGDRHTCALTSDGAVFCWGAGGRLGTGNGSGAEVPTPITGTRVFQEIATGKDHTCGFTDMDELYCWGSGGSGQLGDGQAANSNAPVLVPKPAGALGWLNVAAGHTHTCALDTAGKAYCWGTNDQGQLGNGTNDPSNSPVPVDVSAVNNAAFVWIGAGENFTCARTMAGELYCWGTNAVGQLGLGVAQTSFDTPTQVPGLLFEAVSIGSSHACGLSAGDTYCWGDSGSGRIGAAMDQNMPTQVVGATFTSVEAGGEHTCGLLSTNFIECFGENQRGQLGIDNTDDQSSPSLVWP